From the genome of Planctomycetota bacterium, one region includes:
- a CDS encoding ParB/RepB/Spo0J family partition protein: MQVDDAPAESPTKAETKAPAAADDRPAGAPLQVAVEEIKPNPHQPRRAFGPASLAELAASLKVNGVIQPLVATRRTDGSLELVAGERRLRAAKLAQLSHVPVVLRETDASAQAEMALVENIQREDLNPIDRGEAYKALQRQLGVTQIELAERLGEDRGTVNAHFRILELPEPIREMIRDDRLQLGHGKVLAGVEDADKQLRLANIAADQSLSVRQLERAAKEGETGVSKAGAERKAKDAYLSQLGQTLSKSIGTDCTVATAGKGGYKLTVTLRNAEQFDKFMDKLGVSLDT, from the coding sequence ATGCAGGTCGACGACGCACCGGCGGAATCGCCTACGAAAGCTGAGACGAAGGCCCCCGCCGCTGCCGACGATCGCCCTGCTGGTGCGCCGCTGCAGGTGGCCGTTGAGGAGATCAAGCCGAATCCGCACCAGCCCCGCCGGGCGTTCGGACCGGCATCGCTGGCGGAACTGGCAGCCTCGCTGAAGGTCAACGGCGTCATCCAGCCGCTCGTTGCGACCCGCCGAACCGACGGCTCGCTTGAGCTCGTCGCCGGCGAACGACGCCTCCGGGCGGCCAAGCTGGCTCAGCTCAGCCACGTCCCCGTCGTCCTGCGCGAGACCGACGCCTCCGCCCAGGCGGAGATGGCGCTCGTCGAAAACATCCAACGCGAAGACCTCAACCCCATCGACCGCGGCGAGGCCTACAAGGCCCTGCAACGCCAGCTCGGCGTGACGCAGATCGAACTCGCAGAACGCCTCGGCGAGGATCGCGGCACCGTCAACGCCCACTTCCGCATCCTGGAACTGCCCGAGCCGATTCGCGAGATGATCCGCGACGATCGGCTGCAGCTCGGCCACGGCAAGGTTCTTGCAGGCGTCGAGGATGCCGACAAGCAGCTCCGCCTGGCCAACATCGCGGCCGATCAGTCGCTGAGCGTCCGCCAGCTCGAACGGGCGGCCAAGGAGGGGGAGACCGGCGTGAGCAAGGCCGGGGCTGAGCGGAAGGCCAAGGACGCCTACCTGAGCCAGCTGGGCCAGACGCTCAGCAAGAGCATCGGCACAGACTGCACCGTCGCCACAGCCGGAAAGGGTGGGTACAAGCTGACCGTGACGCTGCGGAACGCCGAGCAATTCGACAAGTTCATGGACAAGCTCGGGGTGAGCCTTGACACCTAG
- a CDS encoding DoxX family protein — protein MLKQKLKPLVFGGVGGGNAASEIGLLVLRVTTGLFIAFGHGLGKIPPKDGFVQYLDKLDVPMPYLNAWMAGLGELVGGVMLALGLATRFASAWLIGVFGVATFVAKAPAFRGEAPFWVPAEGAAEPAVLYLVLALTFLLVGSGRTGVDRFLRKN, from the coding sequence ATGCTCAAACAGAAGCTCAAGCCCCTGGTCTTCGGCGGCGTCGGTGGCGGGAACGCGGCGTCCGAGATCGGCCTGCTCGTCCTGCGGGTCACGACCGGTCTGTTCATCGCGTTCGGTCACGGCCTCGGCAAGATCCCGCCCAAGGACGGGTTCGTGCAGTACCTCGACAAGCTCGACGTTCCCATGCCTTACCTGAACGCGTGGATGGCGGGGCTCGGAGAACTGGTCGGAGGTGTCATGCTCGCGCTGGGCCTGGCTACGCGCTTTGCGTCCGCGTGGTTGATTGGCGTGTTCGGCGTTGCGACGTTCGTCGCCAAGGCACCCGCGTTCCGAGGCGAGGCCCCGTTCTGGGTCCCAGCCGAAGGTGCTGCTGAGCCAGCGGTGCTCTACCTCGTTCTCGCGCTGACGTTTCTTCTTGTCGGAAGTGGACGGACGGGCGTCGATCGCTTCCTCCGCAAAAACTGA
- a CDS encoding ABC transporter ATP-binding protein encodes MSEEKPVLEYQSKRRPKKERRRYVWRAVAYLRPYKRQVIVSIVCAFFAGGAFFGGLGAFLPVLQTLLNGDTPRMWVDRMVAEQRWGIDLADDPSELQIIDDSGLEMELTISSTSKRTNKGVWPKFAGDDVEQNLSSLASGTPSDLAPYDTDVVPYVNVPRGAIVSDYGSSTTVRQNDVSLHLRLLRRVVYLLPSSPVGAAAWIMGIALVLNIVSNLFRFVQEFISNKVALSAVNDIRRDLYDHTLRTPIAGFGRTGTGDVTSRIIGDAAQLQEGLRTLLGRAVQEPILALFGLAFALWLDWRLTLLVIGFAPIMLLVLKRFGKKMRRAGRKALEENAELLGQIEGTLTGIKIVKANNAEAAEVGRLRVILDSLLGFQLRLARYDALSTPVMGTLATLAIGVVFVVAIYLVRIDQSLSAASAIMVFASLVQIAESVRRISKLNVVLSKANAAGERVFEMIDLPVESQRSQRREDTKSDAKSRADDEVSASEPSLTFASDFASSRLRDLRVDDQISFDSVTFAYAEHEPPALQDVSLSVQAGESVAVVGRNGSGKTTLLSMLPRFYDPTSGRVTIDGTDVRELDLAELRQLIGVVTQDAHVFAGTIAHNIAYGRPDATREEIIDAAKQAEAHEFIQDKPSGYDAFLSGLGGQLSGGQRQRLNIARAILRDPPVLILDEATSQVDAQSEHLIQQAIGRLMKGRTTFVIAHRFSTILDCDRIAVLNAGRLVAVGPHDELLDTSDVYRDLYERQLVTA; translated from the coding sequence ATGTCTGAAGAGAAGCCCGTCCTCGAGTACCAGTCGAAGCGTCGCCCCAAGAAGGAGCGGCGGCGATACGTGTGGCGGGCGGTGGCGTACCTCCGGCCGTACAAGCGGCAGGTGATCGTCAGCATCGTCTGCGCCTTCTTCGCCGGCGGCGCCTTCTTCGGCGGCCTGGGCGCGTTCCTGCCGGTCCTGCAGACCCTGCTCAATGGCGACACGCCACGCATGTGGGTCGACCGGATGGTGGCGGAACAGCGGTGGGGCATCGATCTGGCGGATGATCCCTCTGAACTCCAGATAATCGATGATTCTGGCCTCGAGATGGAGTTGACGATTTCGTCCACGAGTAAGCGCACCAATAAAGGTGTCTGGCCGAAGTTTGCGGGAGATGACGTCGAGCAGAACCTGAGCAGCCTCGCATCTGGCACTCCGTCTGACCTTGCTCCTTACGACACGGATGTCGTGCCCTACGTCAACGTTCCCCGCGGTGCCATCGTCAGCGATTACGGGAGCAGCACGACCGTTCGGCAGAACGACGTCTCCCTTCACCTCCGCCTCCTCCGTCGCGTCGTCTACCTGTTGCCCTCCAGCCCCGTCGGGGCGGCGGCGTGGATCATGGGGATCGCGCTCGTCCTCAACATCGTCAGCAACCTCTTCCGTTTCGTCCAGGAGTTCATCAGCAACAAGGTCGCGCTCTCGGCCGTCAACGACATCCGACGCGACCTGTACGACCACACGCTCCGAACGCCCATCGCCGGCTTCGGCCGGACTGGCACGGGCGACGTCACCAGCCGCATCATCGGCGACGCGGCCCAGCTGCAGGAAGGCCTCCGCACGCTCCTCGGCCGGGCCGTGCAGGAGCCGATCCTCGCGCTCTTCGGCCTGGCGTTCGCGCTTTGGCTCGACTGGCGACTGACCCTGCTCGTCATCGGCTTCGCCCCGATCATGCTGCTCGTCCTCAAACGCTTCGGCAAGAAGATGCGTCGCGCCGGCCGCAAGGCGCTCGAAGAAAACGCCGAACTTCTGGGGCAAATCGAGGGCACGCTGACGGGCATCAAGATCGTCAAGGCCAACAACGCGGAGGCCGCGGAAGTCGGCCGGCTGCGGGTCATCCTCGACAGTCTGCTGGGCTTCCAGCTGAGGCTCGCGCGGTACGACGCGCTAAGCACGCCGGTCATGGGCACGCTGGCAACGCTCGCCATCGGCGTCGTCTTCGTCGTGGCGATCTACCTCGTCCGCATCGACCAGAGCCTGAGCGCCGCCTCTGCGATCATGGTCTTCGCCTCGCTCGTGCAGATTGCCGAGTCGGTGCGGCGGATCAGCAAGCTGAACGTCGTCCTGTCCAAGGCCAACGCCGCCGGCGAACGGGTCTTCGAGATGATCGACCTGCCTGTCGAAAGTCAGAGATCGCAAAGACGCGAAGACACGAAGAGTGACGCGAAGAGCAGAGCAGATGATGAGGTGAGTGCTTCAGAACCTTCTCTCACCTTCGCGTCTGACTTCGCGTCTTCGCGTCTTCGCGATCTCCGAGTCGATGACCAAATCAGCTTCGATTCCGTCACCTTCGCCTACGCCGAGCACGAGCCGCCGGCGTTGCAGGATGTGTCGCTCAGCGTGCAGGCCGGCGAGTCAGTGGCCGTCGTCGGGCGGAACGGCAGTGGCAAGACGACGCTGCTCTCCATGCTGCCGCGGTTTTACGACCCGACGAGTGGCCGCGTGACCATCGACGGCACCGACGTCCGCGAGCTCGACCTGGCCGAGCTTCGCCAGCTCATCGGCGTCGTCACGCAGGACGCCCACGTCTTCGCCGGCACCATCGCTCACAACATCGCCTACGGCCGACCCGACGCGACGCGCGAGGAAATCATCGACGCCGCCAAACAGGCCGAGGCCCACGAGTTCATCCAGGACAAGCCAAGCGGCTACGACGCCTTCCTCTCCGGCCTGGGCGGGCAACTTTCCGGCGGACAACGCCAGCGTCTCAACATCGCCCGCGCGATCCTGCGCGACCCGCCGGTGCTGATCCTCGATGAGGCCACGAGCCAAGTCGACGCGCAAAGCGAGCACCTCATCCAACAAGCCATCGGCCGGCTCATGAAGGGGCGGACGACGTTCGTGATCGCGCACCGCTTCAGCACGATCCTCGACTGCGACCGCATCGCCGTCCTCAACGCCGGCCGCCTTGTCGCCGTCGGCCCGCACGACGAACTGCTGGACACGAGCGACGTCTACCGCGACCTCTACGAACGGCAGCTGGTCACGGCGTGA
- a CDS encoding ComEC/Rec2 family competence protein: MGEPRRDEPRERIRPVGVAAYPLVPVAVCFVVGILLHDRLPIRPGVYLTVITCLVVATIVGRRASLRMALATGAFVLLGTVAAQLARYHYPADHVVRYASESPRLARVEGTLVGTPRLVGQPDTGRPRPPKMAGLLRIDRVETWDGWVDVSGNALLQIREPDPRLLDGQRVRLLGWLEQPGRAMNPGQFDYAAFYRGRRVPVSLRTHGPAAIDVLSEAAPSRLAGFRQHVRSALLDGFNSGDRDDALLLRAMLLGQRDPAMDDDRELFRASGTGHFLAVSGLHVGIIAASAFAVARLLGAGTRLTAVWCVVVVGTYTLAAEPSPPVLRAAILAVGLGTGILFGRRTAGVQLLALAGLLLLAVFPLDIYRAGFQLSFVTVLALILLAGPARRWALATVRQPDDAAALATPDGRVVRLADWCDRKLIDAFAAALIAWLASMPLVAMHFGQFHLWSIPASVLAGPLVVASLLGGVVKVVLTLLVPEAAAWWATMASWPVEAMRSTVAWFSRLPLADVPLPTPPLWLVVATYLALVGIWLTLRKWPVRRRPPASLVWGLRASVVLAAGFLFVMPVLGATTPTLLTKPLRVTLLAVGAGQAAVVEQPNGRVTMIDAGSISLAEPWESCIGPFLRSRGIARIDRLVLSHANLDHYNGAADLIERYGIREVVVGPGFEDDARRDGVGRALLAAIAEADVPMRIVQRGDVVPMGSATSFQVHWPPAEVDGLTPNDASIVATLQHEGQRVLFTGDLQADGMTGAMGNDLPDVDVLVAPHHGSTETPTPDFVEACLPEWVVSSDGRRLSQKQRRLPDVIGDRPLLRTGRDGAILIDLSREGVTVESFLDSERRTLTVAE; encoded by the coding sequence GTGGGCGAGCCGCGACGAGACGAGCCGCGCGAGCGGATCAGGCCCGTCGGGGTCGCCGCCTACCCGCTCGTGCCGGTCGCCGTCTGCTTCGTCGTCGGCATCCTCCTGCACGATCGCCTGCCGATTCGCCCCGGCGTCTACCTGACGGTCATCACCTGCCTCGTCGTGGCGACCATCGTTGGCCGACGTGCATCGCTGCGGATGGCACTGGCGACCGGCGCATTCGTCCTCCTCGGCACCGTCGCCGCTCAGCTCGCGCGCTACCACTACCCGGCCGACCACGTCGTCCGATACGCGAGCGAGTCGCCGCGGCTCGCACGCGTCGAAGGCACGCTCGTCGGCACGCCCAGGCTTGTCGGCCAACCCGACACCGGCCGACCGCGTCCGCCGAAGATGGCCGGGCTGCTCCGCATCGATCGCGTCGAAACCTGGGACGGCTGGGTCGACGTCTCAGGCAATGCGCTCCTGCAGATCCGTGAGCCCGACCCGCGCCTCCTCGACGGGCAACGCGTGCGTCTGCTCGGCTGGCTCGAACAGCCCGGCCGCGCGATGAACCCAGGCCAGTTCGACTACGCCGCCTTCTACCGCGGCCGACGCGTTCCCGTCAGCCTCCGCACCCACGGCCCGGCCGCGATCGACGTGCTCAGCGAGGCCGCGCCGTCCCGACTCGCCGGCTTTCGGCAACACGTGCGATCGGCGTTGCTCGACGGCTTCAACTCTGGCGATCGCGACGACGCGCTGCTCCTTCGTGCGATGCTCCTCGGCCAGCGCGATCCGGCGATGGATGACGATCGCGAGCTCTTCCGTGCAAGCGGCACCGGACACTTCCTCGCCGTCAGCGGACTGCACGTCGGCATCATCGCGGCCTCGGCCTTCGCAGTCGCGCGACTGCTCGGTGCCGGCACGCGGCTGACGGCCGTCTGGTGTGTCGTGGTCGTCGGGACGTACACGCTCGCGGCCGAACCGTCGCCGCCGGTGCTGCGCGCGGCCATCCTCGCGGTCGGCCTCGGCACGGGCATCCTCTTCGGCAGACGCACCGCCGGCGTGCAGCTGCTGGCGCTGGCGGGACTGCTCCTGCTGGCGGTCTTTCCGCTGGACATCTATCGGGCCGGGTTTCAGCTGAGCTTCGTGACGGTGCTGGCGCTGATCCTGCTCGCCGGCCCTGCACGACGATGGGCACTGGCGACCGTCCGCCAGCCCGACGACGCGGCGGCGCTCGCAACACCCGATGGTCGAGTCGTCCGGCTGGCCGACTGGTGCGACCGGAAGCTGATCGACGCCTTCGCCGCCGCACTCATTGCGTGGCTGGCGTCGATGCCGCTGGTGGCGATGCACTTCGGGCAGTTTCACTTGTGGTCCATTCCGGCCAGCGTCCTCGCCGGGCCGTTGGTCGTCGCGTCGTTGCTGGGCGGCGTGGTGAAGGTGGTGCTGACGCTGCTGGTGCCCGAGGCGGCGGCGTGGTGGGCGACGATGGCTTCGTGGCCGGTGGAGGCGATGCGGTCGACGGTCGCCTGGTTCAGCCGGCTGCCATTGGCGGACGTGCCCCTGCCGACGCCGCCGCTGTGGCTCGTCGTCGCGACGTATCTGGCGCTCGTCGGCATCTGGCTGACGCTGCGGAAGTGGCCGGTGCGTCGGCGTCCGCCGGCCTCGCTCGTCTGGGGTTTGCGGGCATCCGTCGTCCTCGCGGCCGGGTTTCTGTTCGTGATGCCGGTGCTGGGCGCGACGACGCCGACACTGCTGACGAAGCCGTTGCGCGTGACGTTGCTCGCGGTAGGGGCGGGGCAGGCAGCCGTCGTCGAGCAGCCCAACGGCCGGGTCACGATGATCGATGCCGGCAGCATCTCTCTGGCCGAGCCGTGGGAATCGTGCATCGGCCCGTTCCTCCGCAGCCGCGGCATCGCCCGGATCGATCGCCTCGTCCTGAGCCACGCGAACCTCGACCACTACAACGGCGCGGCCGATCTCATCGAGCGGTACGGCATTCGCGAAGTCGTCGTGGGGCCCGGCTTCGAGGACGACGCCCGACGCGACGGCGTCGGCCGGGCCTTGCTGGCCGCGATTGCCGAGGCGGACGTGCCGATGCGGATCGTCCAGCGCGGCGACGTCGTGCCGATGGGCTCGGCCACGTCGTTCCAGGTCCACTGGCCACCAGCTGAAGTGGACGGTCTCACGCCCAACGACGCGTCGATCGTCGCGACGCTGCAGCATGAAGGTCAGCGCGTCCTCTTCACCGGCGACCTCCAGGCCGATGGCATGACTGGCGCGATGGGCAACGACCTGCCGGACGTCGACGTGCTCGTCGCGCCGCATCACGGCAGCACCGAGACGCCGACGCCGGACTTCGTTGAAGCGTGCCTGCCCGAGTGGGTCGTCTCCAGCGACGGCCGCCGGCTCTCGCAGAAGCAGCGTCGCCTGCCCGACGTGATCGGCGATCGCCCATTGCTCCGCACGGGACGTGACGGTGCGATCCTGATCGACCTGTCACGCGAGGGCGTCACGGTCGAATCGTTCCTCGACAGCGAGCGACGAACACTCACGGTTGCGGAGTGA
- a CDS encoding NADH-quinone oxidoreductase subunit D has translation MPYTLEEAPAELLPAETDDDVGSNRWTLNFGPQHPATHTTLRLVLELDGERVVKCTPHIGYLHSGFEKLGEHLNYNQYVTIVDRMDYSAPIYNELAWHDAAERLMGIELTPRTKVLRTIAGELGRIQSHLLCCAAAGLDLGAFTSFLYGFNQREHIYDIVEFMTGQRYHTGWTRVGGLNQDLPDEAVYKRMVKNFINDSLPEAIGDMEKLLNRNRIFVERTKGIGVLSPEEATAWSVTGPMARASGVKRDLRKEEPYLCFADNWDGEGAEAPEFKVPVMETGDVYARFLVRLEEMKQSASIIAQLIDKLPGGPVNVSPEGKEVLPPKEQVYGSIEGLIQHFEMIMTNRGFETPKGEAYGRIESANGELGYYVVSDGSNVPWRVRTRGPIFFNYQTFPKLIEGHTVSDVVAILGSINVIAAELDR, from the coding sequence ATGCCCTACACCCTTGAAGAAGCACCGGCCGAACTGCTGCCCGCCGAGACCGATGACGACGTCGGCTCCAACCGCTGGACCCTCAACTTCGGCCCGCAGCACCCGGCCACGCACACCACCCTCCGGCTCGTCCTCGAGCTCGACGGCGAACGCGTGGTCAAGTGCACGCCCCACATCGGCTACCTCCACTCGGGCTTCGAGAAGCTGGGCGAACACCTCAACTACAACCAGTACGTCACGATCGTCGATCGGATGGACTACTCCGCTCCGATCTACAACGAGCTGGCCTGGCACGACGCGGCCGAGCGGCTCATGGGCATCGAGCTGACCCCACGGACCAAGGTCCTTCGCACCATCGCCGGCGAGCTGGGACGTATCCAGAGCCACCTCCTCTGCTGCGCGGCCGCGGGTCTGGATTTGGGTGCTTTCACCAGCTTTTTGTACGGTTTCAACCAGCGGGAGCACATCTACGACATCGTCGAGTTCATGACCGGCCAGCGGTATCACACCGGCTGGACGCGTGTCGGCGGGCTCAACCAGGACCTGCCCGACGAGGCCGTTTACAAGCGGATGGTCAAGAACTTCATCAACGACTCGCTGCCTGAAGCGATCGGCGACATGGAGAAACTCCTCAACCGCAACCGCATCTTCGTCGAGCGGACCAAGGGCATCGGCGTGCTCAGCCCCGAGGAAGCCACCGCCTGGAGCGTCACCGGCCCGATGGCGCGTGCGAGCGGCGTGAAGCGCGACCTGCGCAAGGAAGAACCCTACCTCTGCTTCGCCGACAACTGGGACGGCGAGGGGGCCGAGGCACCCGAGTTCAAGGTACCGGTGATGGAGACGGGCGACGTGTATGCCCGTTTCCTGGTAAGGCTTGAGGAAATGAAGCAGTCGGCGAGCATCATCGCCCAGCTCATCGACAAGCTCCCCGGCGGCCCGGTCAACGTCAGCCCCGAAGGCAAGGAAGTGCTCCCGCCCAAGGAGCAGGTCTACGGCAGCATCGAAGGCCTCATCCAGCACTTCGAGATGATCATGACCAACCGCGGCTTCGAGACCCCCAAGGGTGAGGCCTACGGCCGGATCGAGAGCGCCAACGGCGAGCTCGGCTACTACGTCGTCAGCGACGGAAGCAATGTCCCGTGGCGGGTCCGCACGCGCGGGCCGATCTTCTTCAACTACCAGACCTTCCCGAAGCTGATCGAGGGCCACACCGTCAGCGACGTCGTCGCCATTCTCGGCAGCATCAACGTCATCGCCGCGGAGCTGGATCGGTAG
- a CDS encoding beta-ketoacyl-[acyl-carrier-protein] synthase family protein: protein MYPKAIITGVGCVSPNGVGKRAFVEACVTGQSGLRRPPEGWGERTSSVGQVVDFEPADHLDAADLKRVPPVVPLALAAAREAVEQASLDVNDEAASRRVGLVLGTGGGGLSFVEEQYARLYTGRGGASPYSITGGTHGNLAGELSIALGLRGPSHVVSTGCASSTDALGYVLMLIRSGRCDAVVCGGADAPIAPGILRGFERMGVVSTRLWDDPTQSSRPFTKTRDGLVLAEGAWMFVVERDGWRQGGEPLGELAGYGSTSDAYHRVRIAPDVTECVRAMSDALVDAGATPGEVDSVNLHGTSTEMNDRLETLAMHKLLGDRARLVPMSATKSLIGHPQGAGGAAGLAAALLSAREGFVHPTINLDDPDSECDLDYCPNVAREATVDLLLCNCIAFGSKNSALAVRVLR from the coding sequence TTGTACCCGAAGGCCATCATTACCGGTGTCGGCTGCGTCTCGCCGAATGGGGTTGGCAAACGCGCGTTTGTCGAGGCGTGTGTTACCGGACAATCGGGGCTGCGGCGGCCGCCGGAGGGGTGGGGCGAGCGGACGAGCAGCGTCGGACAGGTCGTTGACTTCGAGCCGGCAGACCACCTCGATGCCGCCGATCTGAAGCGGGTGCCGCCGGTCGTGCCGCTGGCGTTGGCGGCGGCGAGGGAAGCCGTCGAGCAGGCGAGCCTCGACGTCAATGACGAAGCAGCAAGTCGACGCGTCGGCCTCGTCCTCGGCACGGGAGGAGGCGGGCTGTCGTTCGTCGAGGAGCAGTACGCACGCCTCTACACCGGCCGCGGTGGGGCGTCGCCGTACTCGATCACCGGCGGCACCCACGGCAACCTCGCGGGCGAACTCTCCATCGCACTCGGACTTCGTGGACCAAGCCACGTCGTCTCGACCGGCTGCGCCTCCTCCACCGACGCGCTCGGCTACGTGCTCATGCTGATCCGCTCGGGCCGATGCGACGCCGTCGTCTGCGGCGGGGCGGACGCACCGATCGCCCCCGGCATCCTCCGCGGCTTCGAACGCATGGGCGTCGTCTCGACCCGCCTCTGGGACGACCCGACGCAAAGCTCCCGGCCCTTCACGAAAACCCGAGACGGGCTCGTTCTGGCCGAGGGGGCGTGGATGTTCGTCGTCGAACGCGACGGCTGGCGGCAGGGTGGTGAGCCGCTGGGCGAGCTGGCCGGCTACGGCAGCACGAGCGACGCCTACCACCGCGTCCGCATCGCGCCCGACGTCACCGAGTGCGTCCGCGCGATGAGCGACGCCCTGGTTGACGCCGGTGCCACGCCGGGTGAGGTCGACAGCGTCAACCTGCACGGCACGAGCACCGAGATGAACGATCGCCTCGAGACGCTGGCGATGCACAAGCTGCTCGGCGATCGGGCGAGGCTCGTCCCGATGAGCGCGACCAAGTCGCTCATCGGCCACCCGCAAGGTGCCGGCGGTGCTGCGGGACTGGCCGCGGCGCTGCTGTCGGCGCGCGAGGGCTTCGTCCATCCGACGATCAACCTCGACGACCCGGACTCCGAGTGCGACCTCGACTACTGCCCGAACGTCGCTCGCGAGGCGACGGTCGACTTGCTCCTGTGCAACTGCATCGCGTTTGGCAGCAAGAACAGCGCGCTCGCCGTTCGCGTGCTTCGGTAG
- the folP gene encoding dihydropteroate synthase, with protein MAPDDLDAWLDDPQRRPIIVGILNATPDSFSDGGLYLSPDAARDRVRQMIDDGADWIDVGGESTRPGSESVDADEQIRRVMPAVEAGVTAGVVVSIDTTSAAVGRPAMSAGASVVNDVAAGRDDPDMPAAMAEAKAVVLMHRLGDSKTMQDDPRYDDVVAEVEAFLLERAVAIGVEPRRVLLDPGIGFGKTVRHNLQLLAATRRLADLGHPLLVGASRKRFLGTITNQPDADKRQFSTAATVAWSVANGASAIRVHDVREMREVRDVVDAIQRPAAFG; from the coding sequence ATGGCTCCCGACGACCTAGACGCCTGGCTCGACGATCCGCAGCGCCGCCCGATCATCGTCGGCATCCTCAACGCCACGCCCGACAGCTTCAGCGACGGCGGGCTCTACCTGTCGCCGGACGCGGCGCGGGATCGGGTGCGGCAGATGATCGACGACGGGGCCGACTGGATCGACGTCGGCGGCGAGAGCACCCGTCCGGGCAGCGAGTCGGTCGATGCCGACGAACAGATCCGCCGGGTGATGCCGGCCGTCGAGGCAGGCGTGACGGCCGGCGTCGTGGTCAGCATCGACACGACGAGCGCGGCCGTGGGCCGACCAGCGATGTCGGCCGGGGCGAGTGTCGTCAACGACGTCGCCGCAGGTCGCGACGATCCCGACATGCCCGCCGCGATGGCCGAGGCGAAGGCGGTCGTCCTCATGCACCGGCTCGGCGACTCGAAGACCATGCAGGACGACCCGCGGTACGACGACGTCGTCGCCGAGGTCGAGGCCTTCCTGCTCGAACGCGCCGTGGCCATCGGCGTCGAGCCGCGACGCGTCTTGCTCGACCCCGGCATCGGCTTCGGCAAGACCGTTCGTCACAACCTCCAGCTTCTCGCGGCCACCCGGCGACTCGCGGACCTCGGCCATCCGCTGCTCGTCGGGGCGAGCCGCAAGCGCTTCCTCGGGACGATCACGAATCAGCCCGACGCCGACAAGCGACAGTTCTCCACCGCGGCGACGGTCGCGTGGTCCGTCGCCAACGGGGCGTCCGCGATCCGCGTGCACGACGTTCGCGAGATGCGCGAGGTGCGCGACGTGGTCGACGCGATTCAGCGACCGGCGGCGTTTGGGTGA